In Microbacterium foliorum, the following proteins share a genomic window:
- a CDS encoding AAA family ATPase codes for MTSPAEIADTGARILAAVRTVVVGMDDPIEIALATILAGGHVLFEDVPGLGKTLAARSLASALGLSFRRLQCTPDMLPGDVTGSYVYAPDSGDFVFRPGPIFTGLLLADEINRTTPKTQSAMLEAMAERQVTVEGNSFALPAPFHVIATSNPIEYEGTYALPEAQLDRFMVRLSVGYPGPENEARILENRVSRRQEATHVAPVIDAAQLVALQDAVEAIHVDQDISRYCVEITRATRNAPNVEVGASPRGSLGLLLLGRALAALDGRDFVRPDDIKRIAVPVLAHRLTLTPQAWAQGASASDVVRSVAGQVAVPSTVGALG; via the coding sequence ATGACGAGCCCCGCAGAGATCGCCGACACCGGAGCCAGGATCCTCGCCGCAGTGAGGACAGTCGTGGTGGGCATGGATGACCCCATCGAGATCGCGCTCGCGACGATCCTCGCGGGTGGTCACGTGCTGTTCGAGGATGTGCCGGGGCTGGGCAAGACCCTCGCCGCGCGTAGCCTCGCATCTGCCCTGGGGCTGTCGTTCCGCCGCTTGCAATGCACCCCCGACATGCTCCCCGGCGACGTGACCGGATCGTACGTGTACGCACCGGACTCGGGGGACTTCGTCTTCCGCCCGGGGCCTATCTTCACCGGTCTGCTGCTCGCCGACGAGATCAACCGGACCACGCCGAAGACCCAGTCCGCGATGCTCGAGGCGATGGCGGAGCGGCAGGTGACCGTCGAGGGCAACAGTTTCGCGCTGCCGGCGCCGTTCCATGTGATCGCGACGTCGAATCCGATCGAGTACGAGGGCACCTACGCGCTTCCCGAGGCGCAGCTCGACAGGTTCATGGTGCGGCTGTCCGTCGGCTACCCGGGGCCGGAGAACGAGGCTCGGATCCTGGAGAATCGGGTGAGCAGGCGCCAGGAGGCGACCCACGTCGCCCCGGTGATCGACGCCGCTCAGCTCGTCGCCCTGCAGGACGCGGTCGAGGCCATCCACGTCGATCAGGACATCTCCCGCTACTGCGTCGAGATCACGCGCGCCACGCGGAATGCGCCGAACGTCGAGGTCGGGGCCTCGCCACGAGGTTCGCTCGGTCTGCTTCTGCTCGGACGAGCTCTGGCGGCACTGGACGGCCGCGACTTCGTGCGCCCGGATGACATCAAGCGCATCGCCGTGCCTGTGCTGGCGCATCGGCTCACCCTCACCCCCCAGGCGTGGGCTCAGGGGGCGTCAGCGTCCGACGTGGTGCGCTCGGTCGCCGGGCAGGTCGCAGTGCCGTCGACTGTCGGGGCGCTCGGATGA
- the uvrC gene encoding excinuclease ABC subunit UvrC — MADVLPYKPRAGEIPTNPGVYRFRDADGRVLYVGKAKNLRQRLSNYFAPLRTLHERTRRMVTTASSVEWTVVSTDVDSLQLEYMWIKEFDPPFNVRYKDDKSYPFMAVTLGDEAPRVIVTRNRKIPGARYFGPYPKVWAVHETIDLMVKAFPIRTCSDSSYKRAMQTGRPCFPGQIGKCGGPCSMTVSIEEHRAMVDDFVAFMAGGDERFTRELTKRMLAASAAMDYEAAARFRDKLTAIEAVLGKSALVLATDEDADLFGIAEDELAAAVQHFVIRGGRVRGVRAMTIEKEIDISTADLVDQVLQRAYGDAQDVPRRIIVPTLPDDAAELEVWLRERRGKKVEIAVAQRGQRADLMRTATLNAQQALIRYKTRRTSDYIARTQALTDLQEALGMSEAPLRIECFDISHLGGTNVVASMVVFEDGLPRKDQYRSFNIAETTDDTDSMYQVLRRRLAYLDRPEEADEPAAVAPAVAATTEGGDELAEVVVEVKRRPRFAYPPQLLLVDGGQPQVEAAARALRDAGHTEIAVCGIAKRLEEVWLPGDDFPVILPRTSESLYLLQRLRDEAHRFAITHQRKRRRNDITSILAEVPGLGASRIKVLLKHFGSVTALRSAAPEEIQEVQGIGPVLAENIHTHLSTR, encoded by the coding sequence ATGGCCGACGTCCTGCCGTACAAGCCGCGGGCTGGTGAGATCCCCACCAACCCCGGCGTGTACCGCTTCCGCGACGCCGATGGACGCGTGCTCTACGTCGGCAAGGCGAAGAACTTGCGTCAACGCCTGTCGAACTACTTCGCTCCGCTGCGCACGCTCCACGAACGCACCCGGCGCATGGTCACCACGGCGTCTTCCGTCGAGTGGACGGTCGTCTCGACCGACGTGGACTCGCTCCAGCTGGAGTACATGTGGATCAAGGAGTTCGATCCGCCCTTCAACGTGCGCTACAAGGACGACAAGTCCTACCCGTTCATGGCCGTCACCCTGGGCGATGAGGCGCCACGTGTGATCGTCACCAGGAACCGCAAGATTCCCGGTGCGCGCTATTTCGGTCCCTACCCGAAGGTCTGGGCCGTGCACGAGACGATCGACCTGATGGTCAAGGCCTTCCCGATTCGCACCTGCAGCGACTCCAGTTACAAGCGCGCCATGCAGACGGGGCGTCCGTGCTTTCCGGGGCAGATCGGCAAGTGCGGCGGACCATGCTCGATGACGGTCAGCATCGAAGAGCACCGTGCGATGGTCGACGACTTCGTCGCGTTCATGGCCGGAGGAGACGAGCGCTTCACCCGAGAGCTGACCAAGCGGATGCTCGCCGCCTCCGCGGCGATGGATTACGAAGCCGCAGCCCGATTCCGTGACAAGCTCACGGCGATCGAGGCGGTGCTCGGCAAGAGCGCGCTGGTGCTGGCCACCGACGAGGACGCCGACCTGTTCGGAATCGCGGAAGACGAGCTCGCCGCGGCCGTGCAGCACTTCGTGATCCGTGGCGGACGCGTGCGAGGCGTCCGCGCGATGACGATCGAGAAGGAGATCGACATCTCGACGGCCGACCTCGTCGATCAGGTGCTGCAGCGTGCCTACGGCGATGCGCAGGACGTGCCGCGTCGGATCATCGTGCCGACGCTGCCGGACGATGCCGCCGAGCTCGAGGTGTGGCTGCGTGAGCGGCGAGGCAAGAAGGTCGAGATCGCCGTCGCCCAGCGCGGTCAGCGCGCCGACCTCATGCGCACCGCGACGCTCAACGCGCAGCAGGCGCTGATCCGCTACAAGACCCGTCGCACGAGCGACTACATCGCACGCACGCAGGCTCTCACGGATCTGCAGGAGGCACTGGGGATGTCGGAGGCGCCGCTGCGCATCGAGTGCTTCGACATCTCGCATCTCGGGGGCACGAACGTGGTCGCGTCGATGGTGGTCTTCGAAGACGGGCTGCCTCGAAAAGACCAGTACCGTTCGTTCAACATCGCCGAGACCACAGACGACACCGATTCGATGTACCAGGTGCTGCGCCGTCGCCTCGCCTACCTCGACCGCCCGGAGGAGGCCGACGAACCCGCAGCGGTCGCGCCGGCCGTCGCGGCCACGACAGAGGGTGGCGACGAGCTCGCCGAGGTCGTGGTGGAGGTCAAGCGCAGGCCGCGCTTCGCCTACCCGCCGCAGCTGCTGCTGGTCGACGGCGGGCAGCCGCAGGTCGAGGCGGCCGCGCGCGCGCTCCGAGACGCCGGTCACACAGAAATCGCGGTGTGCGGCATAGCCAAGAGGCTCGAGGAAGTCTGGCTTCCCGGCGACGACTTCCCGGTGATCCTGCCGCGCACGAGCGAGTCGCTCTACCTGCTCCAGCGGCTGAGAGACGAAGCCCACCGATTCGCGATCACTCACCAGCGCAAGCGGCGCAGGAACGACATCACGTCGATCCTCGCCGAGGTGCCCGGGCTCGGCGCATCGCGGATCAAGGTGCTTCTCAAGCACTTCGGATCCGTCACCGCACTGCGGTCCGCTGCTCCTGAGGAGATTCAGGAGGTGCAGGGGATCGGGCCCGTGCTCGCCGAGAACATCCATACGCATCTCTCCACTCGCTAG
- the uvrA gene encoding excinuclease ABC subunit UvrA: protein MPIVPVATPGKLSVRGARVHNLKNVDIDIPRDSLVVFTGLSGSGKSSLAFDTIFAEGQRRYVESLSAYARQFLGQVDRPDVDFIEGLSPAVSIDQKSTNRNPRSTVGTITEIYDYMRLLWARIGIPHCPECGERIQRQTVQQIADQLMELPERTRYQIVAPIVSQKKGEFVDLFRELGAKGYSRAIVDGELIQLAEPPTLKKSYKHDIAVVVDRLVAADDILGRVTDSVETALGLAGGVVQVNFVDEEGDDAWQSFSEKLACPNGHALSLTEIEPRTFSFNAPFGACPACSGLGTRMSVDIDLMLGDEELSIREGAIVPWTTQGKGLFQYYERLLEGLADDLNFSLDTPWQDLRVDVQDAILRGDNYKVTVKFKNRYGREMRYASGFEGVVPYIERQYAQAESDTQRSRWGEYLREVPCPVCDGNRLKPEVLAVQVHGHSIAEVSHLSLADARSFMETLTLTDREAKIAAQVLREIRLRLDFLLQVGLSYLNLSRSAGSLSGGEAQRIRLATQIGSGLTGVLYVLDEPSIGLHQRDNRRLIDTLLKLRDLGNTLIVVEHDEETIESADWVVDIGPGAGVNGGEVVHSGSYEALLAEPSSMTGQYLSGRREIPTPKKRRKLDKKRMLSVVGARENNLKNVSVNFPLGVLTAVTGVSGSGKSSLVNDILYQVLASRLNGARTVPGKHTRVSGLDNLDKVVHVDQAPIGRTPRSNPATYTGVFDRIRSLFSETPEAKVRGYQPGRFSFNVKGGRCEACSGDGTIKIEMNFLPDVYVDCEVCHGKRYNRDTLSVHYKGKNIAEVLEMPIAEAAEFFEPIQAIHRYMKTLVDVGLGYVRLGQSATTLSGGEAQRVKLATELQRRSNGRSIYVLDEPTTGLHFEDVRKLLEVLNGLVDKGNTVIVIEHNLDVIKSADWVIDLGPEGGSGGGEILATGTPEQIARVEDSHTGQFLAEILGEGRSARKAS, encoded by the coding sequence GTGCCTATCGTCCCGGTTGCAACCCCAGGAAAACTCAGCGTTCGCGGTGCCCGCGTACACAATCTGAAGAACGTCGACATCGACATCCCACGCGACTCCCTCGTCGTGTTCACCGGCCTGTCCGGTTCGGGAAAGTCGAGTCTCGCGTTCGACACGATCTTCGCCGAAGGGCAGCGTCGCTACGTCGAGTCGCTGAGCGCGTACGCGCGTCAGTTCCTCGGCCAGGTCGACCGACCGGACGTCGACTTCATCGAGGGGCTCAGCCCCGCGGTGTCGATCGATCAGAAGTCGACCAACCGCAACCCGCGGTCGACGGTCGGCACGATCACCGAGATCTACGACTACATGCGTCTGCTCTGGGCGCGCATCGGCATTCCGCACTGCCCCGAGTGCGGTGAGCGCATCCAGCGACAGACGGTGCAGCAGATCGCCGACCAGCTCATGGAGCTGCCCGAGCGCACGCGCTACCAGATCGTCGCGCCCATCGTTTCTCAGAAGAAGGGCGAGTTCGTCGATCTGTTCCGCGAACTGGGTGCCAAGGGGTACTCCCGTGCGATCGTCGACGGAGAGCTGATCCAGCTGGCCGAGCCGCCCACGCTCAAGAAGAGCTACAAGCACGACATCGCGGTGGTCGTCGACCGCCTGGTCGCGGCCGACGACATCCTCGGTCGCGTCACCGACTCGGTCGAGACCGCACTCGGTCTCGCGGGTGGCGTCGTGCAGGTGAACTTCGTCGACGAAGAGGGCGACGACGCCTGGCAGTCGTTCTCCGAGAAGCTCGCGTGCCCGAACGGGCACGCTCTGTCGCTCACCGAGATCGAGCCGCGCACCTTCTCGTTCAACGCGCCGTTCGGTGCCTGCCCCGCCTGCTCGGGTCTCGGCACCCGCATGTCGGTGGACATCGACCTGATGCTCGGCGACGAGGAGCTCTCCATCCGCGAGGGCGCGATCGTTCCCTGGACCACCCAGGGAAAGGGACTCTTCCAGTACTACGAGCGCCTGCTCGAGGGTCTGGCCGACGACCTCAACTTCTCGCTCGACACCCCGTGGCAGGATCTCAGGGTCGACGTGCAGGATGCGATCCTCCGCGGCGACAACTACAAGGTCACGGTCAAATTCAAGAACCGGTACGGGCGCGAGATGCGGTACGCATCCGGCTTCGAGGGCGTCGTCCCTTACATCGAGCGGCAGTACGCGCAGGCCGAGTCCGACACGCAGCGCTCACGCTGGGGCGAGTACCTCCGCGAGGTGCCGTGCCCCGTGTGCGATGGCAACCGGCTCAAGCCCGAGGTGCTCGCGGTGCAGGTGCACGGCCACTCGATCGCCGAGGTGTCGCACCTGAGCCTCGCCGACGCACGCTCGTTCATGGAGACACTCACTCTCACCGATCGTGAGGCGAAGATCGCGGCCCAGGTGCTGCGCGAGATCCGCCTGCGACTCGACTTCCTGCTGCAGGTCGGGCTCTCGTATCTCAACCTCAGCCGCTCGGCCGGGTCGCTCTCGGGCGGTGAGGCACAGCGCATCCGCCTCGCCACGCAGATCGGCTCGGGTCTCACCGGTGTGCTCTACGTGCTCGATGAACCGTCGATCGGCCTGCATCAGCGCGACAACCGTCGACTGATCGACACTCTTCTGAAGCTCCGTGACCTCGGCAACACGCTGATCGTCGTCGAACACGACGAAGAGACCATCGAATCGGCGGACTGGGTCGTCGACATCGGGCCGGGCGCGGGAGTGAACGGCGGCGAGGTCGTGCATTCCGGTTCATACGAAGCACTCCTCGCCGAGCCGAGCTCTATGACAGGACAGTACCTCTCCGGTCGTCGCGAGATCCCGACGCCGAAGAAGCGCCGCAAGCTCGACAAGAAGCGCATGCTCAGCGTCGTCGGCGCTCGCGAGAACAACCTGAAGAACGTCAGCGTGAACTTCCCGCTGGGTGTTCTGACGGCGGTCACCGGAGTGTCCGGCTCGGGAAAGTCCTCGCTGGTCAACGACATCCTGTACCAGGTGCTCGCCTCGCGGCTCAACGGCGCCCGCACGGTTCCCGGAAAGCACACACGTGTCTCGGGTCTCGACAATCTCGACAAGGTCGTGCACGTCGACCAGGCGCCGATCGGTCGCACGCCGCGCTCGAACCCGGCGACCTACACCGGCGTCTTCGACCGCATCCGTTCGCTCTTCAGCGAGACTCCCGAGGCGAAGGTTCGCGGCTACCAGCCCGGACGCTTCAGCTTCAACGTCAAGGGGGGTCGCTGCGAGGCGTGCTCGGGCGATGGCACGATCAAGATCGAGATGAACTTCCTGCCGGACGTCTACGTCGACTGCGAGGTCTGCCACGGCAAGCGCTACAACCGTGACACGCTATCGGTGCACTACAAGGGCAAGAACATCGCCGAGGTCCTCGAGATGCCTATCGCCGAGGCGGCGGAGTTCTTCGAGCCTATCCAGGCGATCCACCGCTACATGAAGACCCTCGTCGACGTGGGTCTCGGCTACGTGCGTCTCGGTCAGTCGGCGACGACCCTGTCCGGCGGCGAGGCACAGCGCGTCAAGCTCGCCACCGAGCTCCAGCGTCGCAGCAACGGTCGCAGCATCTACGTGCTCGATGAGCCGACCACCGGTCTGCACTTCGAAGACGTGCGCAAGCTCCTCGAGGTGCTGAACGGACTCGTCGACAAGGGCAACACGGTGATCGTCATCGAGCACAACCTCGATGTGATCAAGTCCGCCGACTGGGTGATCGACCTCGGGCCGGAGGGTGGCTCCGGTGGCGGTGAGATCCTGGCGACCGGCACCCCCGAGCAGATCGCGCGAGTCGAGGACAGCCACACCGGCCAGTTCCTCGCCGAGATCCTGGGTGAGGGGCGCTCTGCGCGGAAGGCCAGTTGA
- the rapZ gene encoding RNase adapter RapZ, whose protein sequence is MTDGDKGEFLIVTGMSGAGRTTVANALEDLGWYVVDNLPPQILRPLLDLTDMGGNALPKVAAVVDVRGRNLFDDFPGVARALRSRGSVRVLFLDASDDVLVRRFEAVRRPHPLQGDGTLLDGIRIERLRLAPIRESADLVVDTSALNIHQLATQVSDLFSEEGAARHRVTLLSFGFKYGLPTDVDMVADMRFLPNPFWNEDLRGLTGQDEPVRDYVLSREGAAGFLDSYSAALTPVLEGYQRENKSHSTIAIGCTGGKHRSVAMVEELARRLASVPGVAVNVRHRDLGRE, encoded by the coding sequence ATGACTGACGGGGACAAAGGCGAGTTCCTCATCGTCACGGGCATGTCGGGCGCGGGGCGCACGACGGTTGCCAACGCGCTCGAGGACCTCGGGTGGTACGTCGTCGACAACCTGCCGCCGCAGATCCTCCGTCCGCTTCTCGACCTCACCGACATGGGCGGCAATGCTCTGCCCAAGGTCGCAGCGGTCGTCGACGTACGAGGTCGCAACCTCTTCGACGACTTCCCGGGCGTGGCGAGGGCGCTGCGATCACGCGGTTCCGTGCGCGTTCTGTTCCTGGATGCGTCCGACGACGTCCTCGTGCGTCGATTCGAGGCGGTTCGCAGGCCGCATCCACTCCAGGGCGACGGCACGCTGCTCGACGGCATCCGCATCGAACGCCTCCGCCTCGCGCCGATCCGCGAGTCGGCCGATCTCGTGGTCGACACTTCGGCGCTCAACATCCATCAGCTCGCCACCCAGGTGTCCGACCTCTTCTCAGAAGAGGGTGCAGCGCGGCACCGCGTGACGCTCCTGAGCTTCGGATTCAAGTACGGTCTTCCGACAGATGTCGACATGGTCGCGGACATGCGCTTCCTGCCGAATCCGTTCTGGAACGAGGATCTTCGCGGCCTGACAGGTCAAGACGAACCGGTGAGGGACTACGTGCTCTCCCGTGAGGGCGCCGCAGGTTTCCTCGATTCGTATTCGGCGGCTCTCACACCGGTGCTCGAGGGGTATCAGCGCGAGAACAAGAGCCATTCGACCATCGCGATCGGCTGCACGGGCGGCAAGCACCGATCCGTCGCCATGGTGGAGGAACTCGCTCGTCGGCTCGCGTCCGTGCCGGGAGTGGCCGTCAACGTGCGTCACCGGGACCTCGGCAGGGAATAG
- a CDS encoding DUF58 domain-containing protein, whose product MTDAPDVGRRGPVLSVAIGGAVILAVVGLLSARPDVVAMGLPLALWSGFAIARGAAGGVPKVTIDPLPGPEGELLSAVTVVADSEAVEMVIVQSERRTRRVIVPGDGSSVTARSKVLHSGPAIPVQAAARGFSLEGAALSKRSEVVSARRQVAPPRTALDALPLPRRLTGSHGAHEGRRQGQGGDFRDIHAFAPGDELRRVDWRATARMARRPGDLLVRRTNTLSDSSVVIAMDTSEDLGEVVSSWGSGDFERSGVTSLDLAREAARAIADSAIGAGDRVALHVLVHGGRSLRSGSGSRHLSRVVAAIATTGQARDDATFRRTPPVPHGSVVFVLSTFFEGAAARTALMWRASGHRVVAVDVLPPLDRTRLTRAQLIGLRTVLAERENVFADLHGAGVDVVSWADDPSSALLAIARARR is encoded by the coding sequence ATGACGGATGCTCCCGACGTGGGGCGTCGCGGGCCGGTGCTGTCCGTGGCGATCGGGGGTGCGGTGATCCTGGCCGTCGTCGGCCTTCTGTCGGCTCGGCCGGACGTCGTGGCCATGGGGCTGCCTCTCGCCCTCTGGAGCGGGTTCGCGATCGCGCGCGGTGCTGCCGGGGGCGTGCCGAAGGTCACGATCGATCCGCTGCCGGGGCCCGAGGGTGAGCTGCTCAGCGCGGTCACTGTCGTGGCCGATTCGGAAGCCGTCGAGATGGTGATCGTGCAGTCGGAGCGTCGCACCAGGCGCGTGATCGTGCCAGGCGACGGATCGTCCGTGACGGCACGCAGCAAGGTCCTGCACTCCGGGCCGGCGATTCCCGTCCAAGCGGCTGCGAGAGGGTTCTCGCTCGAGGGAGCAGCGCTCTCGAAGAGATCAGAGGTCGTCTCCGCCAGGCGCCAGGTCGCGCCGCCCCGTACAGCGCTCGATGCGCTGCCGCTGCCCCGACGGCTGACCGGGTCGCACGGTGCTCACGAGGGTCGCCGCCAGGGCCAGGGCGGTGACTTCAGGGACATCCACGCCTTCGCTCCCGGAGACGAACTGCGCCGCGTGGACTGGCGGGCCACGGCGCGGATGGCCCGCAGGCCAGGGGATCTGCTGGTTCGACGCACCAACACCCTCAGCGACTCCTCCGTCGTGATCGCGATGGACACGTCGGAAGACCTCGGCGAGGTCGTCTCGTCGTGGGGGAGCGGCGACTTCGAACGCAGCGGAGTGACATCGCTCGACCTCGCGCGCGAGGCCGCCCGTGCGATCGCCGACTCGGCCATCGGCGCAGGCGACCGCGTCGCGCTGCACGTGCTCGTGCACGGGGGCAGGTCGCTGCGCAGCGGCAGCGGATCGCGGCATCTCTCCCGCGTCGTGGCGGCCATCGCCACGACCGGCCAGGCGCGAGACGATGCGACCTTCCGCCGCACTCCTCCCGTGCCGCACGGCTCTGTCGTCTTCGTGCTGTCGACCTTCTTCGAGGGTGCGGCGGCACGGACGGCGCTGATGTGGAGGGCGAGCGGACATCGGGTCGTCGCCGTCGACGTGCTTCCGCCGCTCGACCGCACGCGTCTCACCCGCGCGCAGCTCATCGGGCTTCGAACGGTGCTCGCCGAGCGGGAGAACGTGTTCGCCGATCTGCACGGCGCCGGAGTCGATGTGGTCTCCTGGGCCGATGATCCGTCGTCGGCGCTGCTCGCGATCGCGAGGGCGCGCCGATGA
- the whiA gene encoding DNA-binding protein WhiA codes for MALTTDVKAELVSIRNAPPTVRVAEVTSILRFAGGLHSIAGRVAVEAEVDAEILAQRVARDLAEIYGVRPEIAQVQSSTANDGARWAVRVIASGETLARQTGLLDQRRRPVRGLPNRLTTGSRAEVAGLWRGAFLAAGTLSEPGRSAMLEVACPSSEAAMALVGAAHRLGVAAKAREVRGMPRVVVREGEAIRTILSEMGAQKTAVAWEEMRQRREVRAGVNRLVNFDDANLRRSAQAAVAACARVERALEILADEVPDHLKVAGELRLAHRDASLDELGHHADPPMTKDAVAGRIRRLLAMADKRAQQEGIPGTEAAVPAGLDV; via the coding sequence GTGGCACTAACCACCGACGTCAAAGCTGAGCTGGTCAGCATCCGTAATGCACCCCCGACGGTGCGTGTCGCGGAGGTCACCTCTATCCTCCGGTTCGCCGGCGGACTGCACTCCATCGCCGGGCGGGTCGCCGTCGAGGCAGAGGTGGATGCCGAGATCCTCGCGCAGCGCGTCGCGCGCGACCTCGCAGAGATCTACGGGGTTCGGCCCGAGATCGCCCAGGTGCAGTCGAGCACGGCGAACGACGGAGCGCGGTGGGCTGTCAGGGTGATCGCGTCGGGGGAGACCCTCGCTCGCCAGACCGGTCTGCTCGACCAGCGCCGTCGTCCGGTCCGCGGACTCCCGAACCGCCTCACCACCGGCTCTCGCGCCGAGGTGGCCGGTCTGTGGCGCGGAGCGTTCCTCGCCGCAGGAACCCTCAGCGAACCGGGCCGCTCCGCCATGCTCGAAGTCGCCTGCCCGTCGTCTGAGGCCGCCATGGCGCTCGTCGGCGCCGCTCACCGCCTCGGAGTCGCTGCGAAGGCACGCGAGGTGCGCGGCATGCCCCGCGTCGTCGTCCGCGAGGGCGAGGCGATCCGCACGATCCTGAGCGAGATGGGCGCGCAGAAGACCGCCGTCGCGTGGGAAGAGATGCGTCAGCGCCGCGAGGTGCGCGCGGGTGTGAACCGACTCGTGAACTTCGACGACGCCAACCTGCGTCGCTCCGCGCAGGCTGCTGTCGCCGCCTGCGCCCGTGTGGAGCGCGCACTCGAGATACTCGCCGACGAGGTGCCCGACCACCTCAAGGTCGCCGGCGAGCTGCGCCTCGCGCACCGGGACGCGAGCCTCGACGAGCTGGGCCACCACGCCGACCCGCCGATGACGAAGGATGCCGTCGCCGGCCGCATCCGCCGCCTTCTGGCGATGGCCGACAAGCGCGCACAGCAGGAGGGCATCCCGGGCACTGAGGCCGCCGTGCCCGCAGGGCTGGACGTCTGA
- the gap gene encoding type I glyceraldehyde-3-phosphate dehydrogenase yields the protein MSVKIGINGFGRIGRNYFRAALAQGADIEIVAVNDLTDNKTLAHLLKYDSVGGVLDADISYDDESITVNGKTIKAFAERDPAGLPWGELGVDIVIESTGFFTKAELAKKHIEAGAKKVLISAPGTGVDGTFVMGVNEDTYNPETDHIISNASCTTNCLAPLAQVFNDAFGIDRGFMMTAHAYTADQNLQDGPHSDLRRARAAAINITPASTGAAKAIGEVLPELQGKLSGSSYRVPVPTGSIVDLTLITDRENLTVEEVNEAYKKAAAEGRLAGFLQYNEDQIVSSDIVHNPHSSIFDATLTNVSGNLVKVSSWYDNEWGYSNRLVDLTEYVAERL from the coding sequence GTGTCTGTCAAGATCGGTATCAACGGCTTCGGCCGCATCGGACGCAACTACTTCCGCGCGGCTCTCGCGCAGGGAGCGGACATCGAGATCGTCGCGGTCAACGACCTCACCGACAACAAGACCCTTGCCCACCTTCTGAAGTACGACTCTGTGGGCGGCGTCCTCGACGCTGACATCAGCTACGACGACGAGAGCATCACGGTCAACGGAAAGACGATCAAGGCGTTCGCAGAGCGCGACCCCGCGGGTCTCCCGTGGGGCGAGCTGGGTGTCGACATCGTCATCGAGTCGACCGGCTTCTTCACCAAGGCCGAGCTCGCCAAGAAGCACATCGAGGCGGGTGCCAAGAAGGTGCTCATCTCGGCTCCCGGCACCGGCGTCGACGGCACGTTCGTCATGGGCGTGAACGAGGACACATACAACCCGGAGACGGATCACATCATCTCCAACGCCTCGTGCACGACCAACTGCCTCGCGCCGCTGGCCCAGGTCTTCAACGACGCATTCGGCATCGACCGCGGCTTCATGATGACCGCCCACGCCTACACCGCAGACCAGAACCTGCAGGACGGCCCGCACAGCGACCTGCGTCGTGCACGCGCCGCTGCGATCAACATCACCCCGGCCTCGACCGGTGCAGCCAAGGCGATCGGCGAGGTTCTGCCCGAGCTCCAGGGCAAGCTGAGCGGCTCGTCGTACCGCGTCCCGGTTCCCACCGGCTCGATCGTCGACCTGACGCTGATCACCGACCGTGAGAACCTCACTGTCGAAGAGGTCAACGAGGCCTACAAGAAGGCAGCTGCCGAGGGGCGCCTCGCCGGCTTCCTGCAGTACAACGAAGACCAGATCGTCTCGAGCGACATCGTGCACAACCCGCACTCGTCGATCTTCGACGCGACGCTGACCAACGTCAGCGGCAACCTGGTCAAGGTCTCCAGCTGGTACGACAACGAGTGGGGCTACTCCAACCGTCTCGTCGACCTGACCGAGTACGTGGCCGAGCGTCTCTGA
- a CDS encoding superoxide dismutase — translation MATYTLPDLPYDFAALEPHISGKIMELHHDKHHATYVAGANTALEQLAEARDSGNLANVNKLEKDLAFNLGGHVNHSIFWTNLSPTGGGQPEGELKAAIDEFFGSFEKFQAHFTANALGIQGSGWSVLSWDSIGQRLIIQQLFDQQSNTAQGTVPLFQLDMWEHAFYLDYLNVKADYVKAAWNIANWENVAQRFEVAREKTNGLLVLS, via the coding sequence ATGGCGACTTACACGCTCCCCGACCTTCCCTACGACTTCGCAGCCCTTGAGCCGCACATCAGCGGCAAGATCATGGAGCTGCACCATGACAAGCACCACGCGACCTACGTCGCCGGCGCCAACACCGCCCTCGAGCAGCTCGCCGAGGCGCGCGACAGCGGCAACCTCGCGAACGTGAACAAGCTCGAGAAGGACCTCGCGTTCAACCTCGGCGGTCACGTCAACCACTCCATCTTCTGGACCAACCTCTCGCCGACCGGCGGCGGACAGCCCGAGGGCGAGCTCAAGGCAGCCATCGACGAGTTCTTCGGCTCGTTCGAGAAGTTCCAGGCGCACTTCACCGCGAACGCCCTCGGGATCCAGGGCTCCGGCTGGTCCGTCCTCAGCTGGGACTCGATCGGTCAGCGTCTGATCATCCAGCAGCTGTTCGACCAGCAGTCCAACACGGCGCAGGGCACCGTGCCGCTGTTCCAGCTCGACATGTGGGAGCACGCCTTCTACCTCGACTACCTCAACGTCAAGGCCGACTATGTCAAGGCCGCGTGGAACATCGCCAACTGGGAGAACGTCGCGCAGCGCTTCGAGGTCGCCCGCGAGAAGACGAACGGCCTGCTGGTACTGTCGTAA